Part of the Candidatus Brocadia sinica JPN1 genome, AGAGCAGGGGCGCTGGTTTCTGGGTTGCCGTTGGTTTAGCTTCATTCTTTTTCTTATGTACGCTCTTATTATTCATGCTTTTTATCGGCTCTCTTGTCCTCAGCAAGGCGCTCATCACAAGCACCGCAACAAAAGGCAAGAAACAAGCTGCCGAGACTGTTATCGAGGGGAGCGGAGAGAGCAAGGTTGCCATAATTCCCGTTAAGGGCATTTTGAGTAACGAATCGGCAGAGGGCCTGTTTATAGAAAAACCCAGCATTGTCGAGGTCGTAAAACAACACCTGGAACAAGCCACTTGCGATACCCATGTAAAAGCCATCTTGCTGGAAGTAGACAGCCCCGGCGGCGGCATTACGGCAAGCGACATCATCTACAATCAGATTATAAAATTTAAAGCCGAAACACAGAAAAAGGTTGTCGTCTATATGCAGGACATTGCGGCCTCCGGCGGATACTATGTCTCCGCAGCGGCTGATGCCATCGTTGCGCATCCTACAACAATTACTGGGAGTATCGGGGTAATTATGCCGTTAATCAATGTGGCGGAACTTATCAACCGATACGGCATAAAGGATAATTCCATTGCTTCCGGCAATCTCAAGGAGATCGGATCTCCGCTGAAACAGATGACCGCAGACGAAGCAGCCGTTTTAAAAAATATCATCGATGAAATGTATATGCAATTCGTAAAAGTGGT contains:
- the sppA gene encoding signal peptide peptidase SppA, producing MTDTQYDNIPPGPGWQPAYIKKSRGAGFWVAVGLASFFFLCTLLLFMLFIGSLVLSKALITSTATKGKKQAAETVIEGSGESKVAIIPVKGILSNESAEGLFIEKPSIVEVVKQHLEQATCDTHVKAILLEVDSPGGGITASDIIYNQIIKFKAETQKKVVVYMQDIAASGGYYVSAAADAIVAHPTTITGSIGVIMPLINVAELINRYGIKDNSIASGNLKEIGSPLKQMTADEAAVLKNIIDEMYMQFVKVVSTGRNLDIEAVKKIADGRIYTGKQALENGLVDQLGYLEDAIGLTKKLAGLTEATIVRYEEHYGLADLFGLMSRKLFHNNTIRLDISQLQERGDTRPMYLWNGYSKRE